Proteins encoded together in one Deinococcus hopiensis KR-140 window:
- the rpsM gene encoding 30S ribosomal protein S13: protein MARIAGVDLPREKRVEIALTYIYGIGLTRSKEVLAQTGVSPDTRVKNLSEAEQSTLREAIEKTFKVEGDLRSEVGQNIKRLMDIGAYRGLRHRRGLPVRGQRTKTNARTRKGPRKTVAGKKKATRK, encoded by the coding sequence ATGGCGCGTATTGCTGGTGTTGACCTTCCGCGCGAAAAGCGCGTCGAAATCGCCCTGACCTACATTTACGGCATCGGCCTGACCCGCTCCAAGGAGGTCCTCGCGCAGACGGGCGTCAGCCCCGACACCCGCGTGAAGAACCTCAGCGAGGCCGAGCAGTCCACCCTCCGCGAGGCCATCGAGAAGACCTTCAAGGTCGAGGGTGACCTGCGTAGCGAGGTGGGCCAGAACATCAAGCGCCTGATGGACATCGGTGCGTACCGCGGCCTGCGTCACCGCCGCGGCCTGCCTGTGCGCGGCCAGCGCACGAAGACGAACGCCCGCACCCGCAAGGGGCCGCGCAAGACCGTCGCCGGCAAGAAGAAAGCGACGAGGAAGTAA
- the rpmJ gene encoding 50S ribosomal protein L36, with protein sequence MKVRSSVKKMCDNCKVIRRHGRVIVICSNVKHKQRQG encoded by the coding sequence ATGAAAGTTCGCAGCAGTGTCAAGAAGATGTGCGACAACTGCAAGGTGATCCGCCGCCACGGGCGCGTGATCGTCATTTGCAGCAACGTGAAGCACAAGCAGAGGCAGGGTTAA
- the infA gene encoding translation initiation factor IF-1 — translation MPEQREKRKKEESDTVRAEGVVEEALPNTTFRVKLDTGHDILAYISGKMRIHYIRILPGDRVVLEISPYDTSRGRIVYRK, via the coding sequence ATGCCGGAACAGCGGGAAAAGCGTAAGAAGGAAGAGTCCGATACCGTGCGGGCCGAGGGCGTGGTGGAAGAGGCGCTGCCCAACACCACGTTCCGCGTGAAGCTCGACACCGGGCACGACATTCTGGCGTACATCAGCGGCAAGATGCGGATTCACTACATCCGAATTCTGCCGGGGGACCGTGTGGTTCTGGAGATCAGTCCGTACGACACGTCGCGCGGACGCATCGTGTACCGCAAGTAA
- a CDS encoding PadR family transcriptional regulator, whose protein sequence is MSDASLGPASFIVLGVLAQCGPSTSYDLKREVDGSVGYFWSFPRSQLYAEPQRLTALGLLTETQEEGGRRRRTYALTDAGREALEAWLQAPAGGVELRDPGLLKLFFVSQGPPGVRQALASEQLSLHQVRLAEYERLASGPGGHALEEVQREPLGMGLLYERASLAFWQAVLRGEEGGSA, encoded by the coding sequence ATGTCCGATGCAAGTCTCGGCCCGGCCTCGTTTATCGTGCTGGGAGTACTCGCCCAATGCGGCCCCTCCACCTCCTATGACCTCAAGCGGGAGGTGGACGGTTCAGTGGGATACTTCTGGAGTTTTCCCCGTTCGCAGCTGTATGCCGAGCCGCAGCGCCTCACAGCCCTCGGCCTGCTCACGGAAACGCAGGAGGAGGGAGGACGGCGCAGGCGTACCTACGCCCTTACGGACGCTGGAAGGGAGGCGCTCGAAGCGTGGCTTCAGGCACCAGCGGGAGGAGTGGAGCTGCGGGACCCCGGCCTCCTCAAGCTCTTTTTCGTGTCGCAGGGACCGCCGGGGGTACGGCAGGCCCTGGCATCCGAGCAGCTGTCTCTCCATCAGGTGCGGCTCGCGGAGTACGAGCGCCTGGCTTCGGGTCCGGGCGGCCACGCTCTGGAGGAGGTGCAGCGGGAACCGCTGGGCATGGGACTGCTGTACGAACGCGCCAGTCTGGCGTTCTGGCAAGCAGTTCTGCGCGGAGAAGAAGGCGGTTCGGCCTGA